The Tautonia plasticadhaerens nucleotide sequence GGGATCGATCGGGTCGCCGAGCTGGCCGGGGAGATCCGATCGGCGGGGATCGAGGGGGTGGTCTCGGTCCAGTCGCTCGACGAGATGCCCCTGTTCTGGCAGCTCGACGACTCCTTGCTCCTGCTGGAGAAGCTGCCGGAGGAGAAGCGCCTGTTCGTGCCCGGCCGGGCCGAGGTGCTCGACCTCATCAAGGGGGGGCTCTCCGGCGAGGGGGGGGGCCGGTGGGCCACGCCGACGATCGCCGGGGCGATCCGGTCGGCCGGGGAGGAGCCCGATCGCCTGGCCGAGCTTCGGGGGAGGATCACGTCGCATCCCCTACTGGAAGGGACGCTGGTCGACGACTCGGGAACCTACACCGCCCTGATGACCCGGCTCCTGCCGGCCGGGGAGCACGACGCCAAGGTCACCGTCTCGGAGCTTCGGAGGATCGCCGACGCCTTCGCCGACCGGCACGGGCTGGACCGCCCCCCGGCGGTGGTCGGGCCCCCCGTCCTGCTGGCCGACGGCTTCCGGGCCATCGAGGTCGACGGCCGTCGGCTGGCCACGGTCGGCATGCTGCTGATCGGCCTGGTCACCCTGACGGCCACCCGGAGCCTCTGGTGGGCGGCGGTCCCCCTGATCGCCGGCTGGACGACCTGGCTGGGGACCGAGACGATCCTCGGGCTGCTGGACCTCCGGCTGTCGCTCTCCAGCGGGCCCCTGGTGGCGCAGATCATCGTGTTGACGATGCCGGCGGCCAGCCACCTGGCCCTGCACTTCCGGGACGACCTGAGGAAGACGGCCGACCGCCGGGCGGCGGCCGAGGAGACCTTGCGGTTCGTCTCCGAGCCGATCCTCTGGTGCGCCCTGACGGCGACGGTCGGCTATGCGGCCCTGGTGTCGAGCAACGTGGTGCCGATCCGGCAGTTCGGCACCGTGCTGGCGATCGCCACGGCGGCGGCCGCGCTGCTGACGCTCCTGCTGGCCCCTGTGGCGATGGTCCCTCCCGTCCGCCTGGAGATCCCGGTCCGGTACGGGTCGACCTCCCGGCTCTCCTCGGCGATGGACCGCCTGACGGGGGCGGTCTACCGGCACCCGGGGCCGATCGTCGTCGGGACGTTGCTGGTAGTGGCGCCGTTGGCGGCCGGGATCGCCTTCATCCGGTACGAATCCAACTACATCAATGCCTTCAAGCCGACGACCCGGGTCGCCCGGGACTACCGGTTCGTGGAGCAAAACCTGGGCGGGATCGGCCTGGCGGGCCTGGTGGTCCCGGTCGAGGGGGGGATCACCCCGGAGGCGATCGAGCGGGTCCGGGCCCTTGATGAGGCCGTGCTGGGCATCGAGGCGACGGGAGGCGGAGAGGGCGTCGGCTACGTCACCTCGCTGGCCACGGTGCTCGACCCGGACGGGAGGCTCGGGGGGCTCGACCCCGGGCGACGGGCCTGGCTGCTCCGGACGAAGCTGGAGCTGATCGCGGCCACCCCGCAGGCGGACCTGCTCCGGAGCTTCTGGAATCCGGAGGCGGGCCGGGCCCGGACGATGGTCCGGCTCTCCGAGAGCCAGCCGGCCCCGGCCAAGATGGCGATCTTCGAGCGGGCCGAGGCCCTGGCGAAGGCCGAGTACGGCGGCCTCGCCTACCTCACCGGGCTCTCCCACCTGCTCACGCAGACGACCCGGGGGGTGATCGCGACCCAGTGGACCACCTTCTCCTGGGCGACGCTCGGGATCCTCGTCATGCTCACCCTGGCCTTCCGGGGGCCGAAGCTGGCCGTGCTGGCGATCCTGCCGACCTTGCTGGCGGTCGGCCTGGTGCTGGGGCTGATGGGCTGGCTGGGCCTGAAGCTGGACATCGCCACGGCGCTGGTGGCGAGCGTGGCGCTGGGGCTCTCGGTCGACGACACGTTCCACTGCCTCTTGCAGTTCCGGAGGCTCCGGCAGACCCGGCCGTTCGAGGAGGCGCTCTTCTCCAGCTACCAGGTGACGGGGCCGGGGGTGTTGCTGTCGAGCCTGGCGGTGGCCCTGGGGTTCACGGTC carries:
- a CDS encoding efflux RND transporter permease subunit, which gives rise to MIALMLRVRLLIFAGIALALVLLLAFGKEVRYDQSIESFFAEDDPAVVAYRDASGMFGNDQFVFISYHDEALLTPGGIDRVAELAGEIRSAGIEGVVSVQSLDEMPLFWQLDDSLLLLEKLPEEKRLFVPGRAEVLDLIKGGLSGEGGGRWATPTIAGAIRSAGEEPDRLAELRGRITSHPLLEGTLVDDSGTYTALMTRLLPAGEHDAKVTVSELRRIADAFADRHGLDRPPAVVGPPVLLADGFRAIEVDGRRLATVGMLLIGLVTLTATRSLWWAAVPLIAGWTTWLGTETILGLLDLRLSLSSGPLVAQIIVLTMPAASHLALHFRDDLRKTADRRAAAEETLRFVSEPILWCALTATVGYAALVSSNVVPIRQFGTVLAIATAAAALLTLLLAPVAMVPPVRLEIPVRYGSTSRLSSAMDRLTGAVYRHPGPIVVGTLLVVAPLAAGIAFIRYESNYINAFKPTTRVARDYRFVEQNLGGIGLAGLVVPVEGGITPEAIERVRALDEAVLGIEATGGGEGVGYVTSLATVLDPDGRLGGLDPGRRAWLLRTKLELIAATPQADLLRSFWNPEAGRARTMVRLSESQPAPAKMAIFERAEALAKAEYGGLAYLTGLSHLLTQTTRGVIATQWTTFSWATLGILVMLTLAFRGPKLAVLAILPTLLAVGLVLGLMGWLGLKLDIATALVASVALGLSVDDTFHCLLQFRRLRQTRPFEEALFSSYQVTGPGVLLSSLAVALGFTVLRFSEFVPFATFGLMVAIATAGSSLGNIVLLPACLSLAHRRAKRRRPPSPEPVGADADAES